ACTGCTCGGCCTCACGGCAGGCAGCTTTGGCGCCATTGGAGTCAAGGTCGCTCCCGATCACCTCACCCTCGTGGAGGTGGGCCTCGGCGGCGCAGTGACCCGCACAGCGACGGAACAATTCGACGCGACAGACACGATGGCGCTCGCCCAACTCGCGAGCGCCGTCAGCACCTTCTGCTCTCGCGCGACGCATGCCAACCTGCTCGGCGTCGGCGTCGGCCTGCCGGGAAACGTCCTTGAACAAAGCGAAGGCGTTGTCGACTCGACTCAACTGGGCTGGAGCCAACTTCCGCTAGGACTCGCGCTGCGCAACGCCACGGGCCTGCCGGTCCTGATTGACAACAACGTCAACGCACTCGCCCTCGCCGAAACGCTCTTCGGCACCGGCCGTGGGCACGAGAACTTCCTCGTGGTCACCATCGGAACCGGCATCGGCGCGGGAATTGTCGCTGGAGGCGCGGTGGTCAGGGGGCACTCTGGAAACGCTGGGGAGATCGGTCACCTTCCGATGGCAGAGAACGGACCAAGGTGCCAATGTGGCGCCCTTGGTTGCCTCGAAGCGATCATCGGCCAGTCAGCGCTGATCGAGGCGGCGCGTCGCGAAGGCGTGATTGGCGCCGACGCCGGTATCGCCGCGCTCGCGACAGTCGCCAGCGGCGGGGACCAGGGGGCTCAGCGCATCTTCGCCGAGGCGGGCCACCTGTTGGGTCGCGCTATCGCCGGCGTGGTCAACACTCTCGACCCAGAGTTGATCGTCATCCTTGGCGAGGGCGCCGAGTCGTGGAAGCACTGGTCCATGGGCTTTGAGCCTGCGCTACGCGCCTCCGTGATGCCTCGCAAGCGCGGCATCGAGGTCGCCGTGGAGGGCTGGCAGGACGACCGCTGGGCACAAGGCGCCGCCTCCCTCGTCCTGTCAACGCCTTTCGACGCCGACGGCGTTTCTGGCGAGCAGGGAAGGCTGGTTCGCGCTCGCCTCATCGATTCGGCGGCGGGTGATCCCTCGTGAACCGCGGCGCGACCGTCGGCACCGCGACCACAGCGTCGGCGCTCTCCCCCGCCGCCGGGCCACGGGACGCGCGCAAGGCTGGCCCCACCGCGCGCGCTCGCCGCGCGAAGACCACCACGATCGCGTACCTGTTCCTCGCCCCGTCAGCGATCCCGCTTGTCGCCTTCGTCGTCGTTCCCATGTTCAGGGCGGCGTGGGCGAGCCTCCACACGTGGAACCTCATCAGCCCGATGGAGTGGACCGGCCTCAGCAACTATCAAGAGCTATTCACCGACAAGGACACCCTCGTCGTGTTCGGCCACACGATGTACTACGTCGCAGGGACGCTGCCGCTGACCTTTGTGGGCGGCCTCGCGCTAGCGCTCGGCCTCAACCGCGCCTTCAAGGGCCGCAACCTGTTGCGCGGCGTGTACTTCTTGCCCGTCGTCACCTCCTGGATCGCCGTCGCTATCGTGTGGCGCTGGCTGCTCAACCCCTCCGTCGGCGTCGTCAATACCGTCTTGGCGAACGTTGGCATCGACGGGCCTGGCTGGTGGACGGACCCCGCATGGTCGATGCCGTCCATCATTCTCGCTTCGGCGTGGAAGGACCTCGGCTACGTGATGGTGCTCTTGCTCGCCGGCCTGCAAACCATCCCTACGGACGTCCAAGAGGCGGCCACTCTTGACGGCGTCGGCTGGTTCAGCAGACTGCGATCCGTCACGCTGCCGCTGCTATCGCCACAGATCTTCTTCGTCGTGATCATCTCCCTCATCAACGGCTTCCAGGTCTTTGACCAGGTGTACGCGATGACGGGCGGCGGTCCGAATGGCTCCTCCGAGGTAGTGGTCGAGCGGGTCTACGACCTCACGTTCCGCTACGGCCAAGCTGGCATGGCATCGGCGCTGTCCATGCTGCTCTTCGCCGTGATCCTGCTCATCACGCTGATCCAGATCCGCGGCGAACGCAAGTGGGTGAACTATGCCTAGGTCGAAGCGCAACTGGATCCTCGCGACCGTCCTGACGGTCGGGGCGATCGCGATGGTGTTCCCGTTTGTCTGGACCGTCATTACCTCCGTCACCTCCGGCGCTGG
The Demequina sp. TMPB413 DNA segment above includes these coding regions:
- a CDS encoding carbohydrate ABC transporter permease translates to MNRGATVGTATTASALSPAAGPRDARKAGPTARARRAKTTTIAYLFLAPSAIPLVAFVVVPMFRAAWASLHTWNLISPMEWTGLSNYQELFTDKDTLVVFGHTMYYVAGTLPLTFVGGLALALGLNRAFKGRNLLRGVYFLPVVTSWIAVAIVWRWLLNPSVGVVNTVLANVGIDGPGWWTDPAWSMPSIILASAWKDLGYVMVLLLAGLQTIPTDVQEAATLDGVGWFSRLRSVTLPLLSPQIFFVVIISLINGFQVFDQVYAMTGGGPNGSSEVVVERVYDLTFRYGQAGMASALSMLLFAVILLITLIQIRGERKWVNYA
- a CDS encoding ROK family transcriptional regulator, producing MATSSVRTDTNRAAILAHIGAHGATSRADLARGLGLSPALITKLTRDLLGDGLLTELEHSPSRGGRPAQLLGLTAGSFGAIGVKVAPDHLTLVEVGLGGAVTRTATEQFDATDTMALAQLASAVSTFCSRATHANLLGVGVGLPGNVLEQSEGVVDSTQLGWSQLPLGLALRNATGLPVLIDNNVNALALAETLFGTGRGHENFLVVTIGTGIGAGIVAGGAVVRGHSGNAGEIGHLPMAENGPRCQCGALGCLEAIIGQSALIEAARREGVIGADAGIAALATVASGGDQGAQRIFAEAGHLLGRAIAGVVNTLDPELIVILGEGAESWKHWSMGFEPALRASVMPRKRGIEVAVEGWQDDRWAQGAASLVLSTPFDADGVSGEQGRLVRARLIDSAAGDPS